The Amycolatopsis endophytica genome includes the window GGCGGTGGCGATCGTCGGGGCGTGCGCGGGCGCGGCGTTCCTGACCGGTATCACGATCATCGGCTCGCAGGTGGACGACGCGATCCGCGGCCGGATCAACGCGATCTACCAGGCGATGATGAAGATCATCGTGTTCGGGTCGGTCTCCGTGGTCCCGCTGCTGATCGGACTGACGAAGCCGCACCAGGTCACGGTCTGGGGCAACGAGATCACCATCGACGGCACCCGCCCGGTCATGCTGGGCGGTGGTGCGCTCGCCGCGGTCGTCGGCATCATCGCCTACCGGCAGATGGACTCACGCCGCTCCGAGCCGATCATGGCCGATCTGCGCAACGCCATCCGCCGCCGCCCCCGGCGCGTGAACGGCCTGTTGATCGCGCTGGAGGGCACCACGGTCGCCGACACCGCGGCGCAGGCCGCGAAGCTGTCCGAATGGCTGCGGTCGATCAGCCCGCGCCCGGTGGTGCTGGCCGCCGACCCGGCGCTCGACGACGGACGGCTGGCCGCGATCATCGGCAACGCCTCGCTCTCCGGTGCGCGGGCCCAGGCGCTCGCGGCCGCGGCGGTGCGGGCGGACATCGTGGAGCGCAACGTCCAGCCGGCGCTGGACGGCGGTTCGATCGTGGTGATGGAACGCTTCGTCGACTCGCCGCTGGCGCACCTGTCCGCCGTGGCCGGGCTGGACGCCAAGGAGCTGGAGGGCCTGGCCGACTGGGCCACCGGCCGCCTGCGCCCCGACGTGACCGTGCTGCTGGACGCCGATCCCGGAGCCAACGCGCCCGGTCCGATCTCCGCCGAGGAGCAGTGGCGGGTGCAGAACCTGCTCAGCGAAATGGCCGCCGCCGATCCGGACCACTACGTCGTGGTGGACGCCGACGGGTCCGCGGACGAGGTCACCGAGCGGGTGCGCACCGCGGTGCGTGCCGTGCTGGCCCAGCGCAAGCTCGGTCTCGCCCCGCTGGCGGAGGCGGAGGCCGGGTGACGGCTGTCGTCACGCCGACCGGGGTGTGGTCCCAGCTGGTCGGCCAGGACCACGCGGTCGAGGTGCTGTCCGCCGCTGCCCACGCGGCGGCGAAGATCGTGGCGGGCGAGCCCGCTCCGGCTGGCGCGATGACGCACGCGTGGCTGCTCACCGGGCCGCCGGGGTCGGGCCGGTCGGTGGCGGCGCGGGCGTTCGCGGCCTCGTTGCAGTGCATGATCGGCACCGGCTGTGGGCAGTGTCCCGGCTGCCGGACGGCGATGCACGGCACCCACGCCGACGTGCGGCTCGTCATCCCGGAGGGGCTGTCGATCTCGGTGGCCGAGATGCGGTCGCTGGTCCAGGCCGCGGCCCGCCGCCCCACGACGGGCCAGTGGCAGGTCGTGATCATCGAGGACGCCGACCGGCTCACCGAGGGCGCGTCGAACGCGCTGCTCAAGGCGGTCGAAGAGCCGCCGGAGCGGACCGTGTTCCTGTTGTGCGCGCCGTCGGACCACCCCGAGGACATCTCCGTGACCATCCGGTCGCGCTGTCGCCTGGTCACCCTGCGCACGCCGGCCGCCGAGGCGATCGCGCGGGTGCTCGTCGATCGTGACGGTGTCGACCCGGAGCTGGCCGGGTGGGCGGCGTCGGTGTGTGGCGGCCACGTGGGCCGCGC containing:
- a CDS encoding DNA polymerase III subunit delta' translates to MTAVVTPTGVWSQLVGQDHAVEVLSAAAHAAAKIVAGEPAPAGAMTHAWLLTGPPGSGRSVAARAFAASLQCMIGTGCGQCPGCRTAMHGTHADVRLVIPEGLSISVAEMRSLVQAAARRPTTGQWQVVIIEDADRLTEGASNALLKAVEEPPERTVFLLCAPSDHPEDISVTIRSRCRLVTLRTPAAEAIARVLVDRDGVDPELAGWAASVCGGHVGRARRLATDDNARKRRSAVLRIPLGLSRPADVFRCADELITASEADAKEASEVRDEAEKSELRNAMGGDATGKGVAGAKRAAEAAVKQLEKRQKSRATRTQRDTLDLALVDLAGFYRDVLVAISGADARFNHPDHANDITTAARQWTADSTLNRLEAVLACREAILWNVKPRIAVEAMVTALRHG